A window from Streptomyces sp. NBC_00299 encodes these proteins:
- a CDS encoding DUF305 domain-containing protein encodes MTSTRTVIRRAGLAATAVTAALVLAACGGGDHSDTASGAHPSSSASATAGAHNAQDVSFAQGMIPHHRQAVEMAELAADRASSARVKDLATRIEKAQAPEIRTMSGWLKAWGEDVPSAVPGMDGMDHSGGHGGGSGMAGMMDQKDMDKLAKSSGKAFDSMFLTMMVEHHEGAVEMAGAEKAKGKYAPATALADDVVTAQTAEIAEMNKLLGTNAG; translated from the coding sequence ATGACCAGCACACGTACCGTGATCCGTCGCGCCGGCCTGGCCGCGACGGCCGTCACCGCCGCACTCGTCCTCGCCGCCTGCGGGGGCGGCGACCACTCGGACACCGCTTCCGGCGCGCACCCGTCGTCCTCGGCGAGCGCCACCGCCGGCGCGCACAACGCGCAGGACGTCTCCTTCGCGCAGGGCATGATCCCGCACCACCGGCAGGCGGTGGAGATGGCCGAACTGGCCGCCGACCGCGCCTCCTCGGCCCGGGTCAAGGACCTCGCCACCCGCATCGAGAAGGCCCAGGCCCCGGAGATCCGGACCATGTCGGGGTGGCTGAAGGCCTGGGGCGAGGACGTGCCGTCGGCCGTGCCCGGCATGGACGGCATGGACCACTCCGGCGGACACGGCGGTGGCTCCGGCATGGCCGGGATGATGGACCAGAAGGACATGGACAAGCTGGCGAAGTCCTCCGGCAAGGCCTTCGACTCCATGTTCCTGACCATGATGGTCGAGCATCACGAGGGCGCGGTGGAGATGGCCGGGGCCGAGAAGGCGAAGGGCAAGTACGCTCCCGCGACCGCCCTGGCCGACGACGTCGTCACCGCCCAGACGGCCGAGATCGCCGAGATGAACAAGCTGCTCGGCACGAACGCGGGCTGA
- a CDS encoding MarR family winged helix-turn-helix transcriptional regulator produces the protein MPASTSAAASPGPAEIVEIEKCLTRITYLAGRARQHEYLMAMAGLTLDRAAVAILRRLAETAPMRPGVLAGLLAVEASHVTRQVQQLERAGHVIRTADPHDRRAQRVGLTDAGRAAVDRIREAARVGMRLALADWSDEDLRQLAGLFHRLVDDFVTHAEVPADLGPRA, from the coding sequence ATGCCCGCATCGACATCCGCAGCAGCGTCGCCCGGCCCGGCCGAGATCGTGGAGATCGAGAAGTGCCTCACCCGCATCACCTACCTGGCGGGGCGGGCGAGACAGCACGAGTACCTGATGGCCATGGCGGGCCTGACGCTGGACCGGGCCGCCGTGGCGATCCTGCGCCGCCTCGCCGAGACCGCACCGATGCGGCCCGGCGTGCTGGCGGGACTGCTGGCGGTCGAGGCGTCCCATGTCACGCGCCAAGTACAGCAGTTGGAGCGGGCCGGTCATGTGATCCGGACTGCCGACCCCCACGACCGGCGGGCCCAGCGCGTCGGGCTCACCGACGCGGGCAGGGCGGCCGTCGACCGCATCCGGGAGGCGGCCCGCGTCGGCATGCGCCTGGCGCTGGCCGACTGGTCCGACGAGGACCTGCGGCAGCTCGCCGGCCTCTTCCATCGCCTGGTCGACGACTTCGTCACCCACGCCGAGGTGCCGGCCGACCTCGGTCCGAGGGCCTGA
- a CDS encoding response regulator transcription factor, whose amino-acid sequence MTANPANLLEKPSPPRGHGQRVLVVADDPGDSELLSTTLELAGYRVGTAGTGAEGLVRLTEHAFDLAVWDAVLLSHLTHPPHTPRAGSRPPHPPLLFLATCDSLHRLVPELGPGEKDYVTKPLRIAEVLARVDVLLRRRLPERRTVLPRYGDLVLDDAACRARRGPRPLDLTPAEYRLLRHLLVNAGCVLSKEQIGRHVWGDFRANEAIEKLVSRLRRKVDGDPGEPALIHTRRGFGYWLGGAG is encoded by the coding sequence ATGACCGCGAACCCCGCGAACCTGTTGGAGAAACCCTCGCCGCCGCGCGGGCACGGACAGCGGGTCCTGGTCGTCGCCGACGATCCGGGAGACAGCGAACTGCTGAGCACCACCCTGGAGTTGGCCGGCTACCGGGTCGGCACCGCGGGCACCGGCGCCGAGGGTCTGGTCCGGCTGACGGAGCACGCCTTCGACCTGGCGGTGTGGGACGCCGTACTCCTCTCCCACCTCACCCATCCGCCCCACACCCCCCGCGCCGGCTCCCGCCCGCCGCACCCCCCGCTGCTCTTCCTCGCCACGTGCGACTCCCTGCACCGGCTCGTCCCCGAACTCGGCCCGGGCGAGAAGGACTACGTCACCAAGCCCCTGCGCATCGCCGAGGTCCTCGCCCGCGTCGACGTCCTGCTGCGCCGCCGGCTCCCCGAACGACGGACGGTGCTGCCCCGCTACGGCGACCTGGTCCTGGACGACGCCGCCTGCCGGGCCCGCCGCGGCCCCCGCCCCCTCGACCTCACGCCCGCCGAGTACCGCCTGCTGCGCCATCTGCTCGTCAACGCCGGGTGCGTGCTGTCGAAGGAGCAGATCGGCCGTCATGTCTGGGGGGACTTCCGGGCCAACGAGGCGATCGAGAAGCTCGTCTCCCGGCTCCGCCGCAAGGTGGACGGCGATCCCGGCGAACCGGCCCTGATCCACACGCGCCGGGGCTTCGGGTACTGGCTCGGGGGCGCCGGCTGA
- a CDS encoding DUF6153 family protein produces the protein MTARAQRDRAPRIPLPGPWRMLLLLGLLAGLFGMHALGPADAVAASAHHGHGAPVMSAHLTPVTDESACHGPDSGGGHAQHADPTCASSAVGAGPVLPAPVPDPAGSAVAAGLDGRSVAAAPEGGRAPPSLAELQILRT, from the coding sequence GTGACAGCCCGTGCGCAGCGAGACCGTGCGCCGCGGATCCCGTTGCCGGGGCCGTGGCGCATGCTTCTGCTGCTCGGGCTCCTCGCGGGGCTGTTCGGGATGCACGCGCTCGGCCCCGCCGACGCCGTCGCGGCCTCTGCGCATCACGGGCACGGCGCTCCCGTCATGAGCGCCCATCTGACGCCCGTGACCGACGAGTCCGCCTGCCACGGCCCCGACTCGGGCGGCGGGCACGCCCAGCACGCCGACCCGACGTGCGCGTCGAGTGCCGTCGGTGCGGGCCCCGTGCTGCCGGCCCCCGTGCCCGATCCGGCCGGCAGTGCCGTGGCGGCCGGCCTCGACGGCCGTTCCGTGGCCGCCGCGCCCGAAGGCGGGCGTGCGCCTCCCTCACTGGCCGAACTGCAGATCCTGCGGACCTAG
- a CDS encoding right-handed parallel beta-helix repeat-containing protein, with product MADLRFGAVVSALMMAVAGGAWAAAPPASASASASASESGRYDTARRLYVAPWGSDGWPGTLERPFATPARAQQAVRARTAGMTSDIVVNLRGGTYRLTAPLRMSQAAGDSGRGGHRVVYQAYGYGTRWQEPVTLSGGREIGGWRPDPQRRGVWRADAGTLETRQLYVGGKRAARASQGDGIPGRLKATGTGLTTTSAVPRSWRAPRDMELRFRFDYLEGRCGIAGITPGPGGGSTITMDQPCWRLAHDLYGPDLLALPSDVENAPDFLDMKGSWYLDRSRPGHHELLYRPRTGEDMRRAQVTAPVLETLVSGTGSAGRPVHDIAFKGLTFAHGGWTAPSEPAGFAAAWSMYLRPGKGDDIKLLTVPGNVAFRTAERITFQGNRFVHLGAQGLEFSGNSSHNTVDGNLFTDISDGGVVLGALPPDTKGTDRRNRVTNNRVHRTGADYHASSGIWDAGSRETTIAHNQVDHVPYTGILSGPAEDVRGLMSGNRIVGNRVFATNRLLADGGGIYLRGEQGTSYTDGAVVSGNAVSDSAYGTWNVGIYTDDSSKWITLRDNAVHSYRASIGGCSEDWGNRPVQNVRFRGNFWDDTVPDWLPRRSYPGGWPPAPDCGDPRNLDFRHNTLLSPADPASDCAARPACAAIVDRAGPGEPYLRRLGLK from the coding sequence ATGGCGGACCTGCGGTTCGGAGCGGTCGTTTCGGCGCTGATGATGGCGGTGGCCGGTGGGGCCTGGGCGGCTGCTCCCCCGGCGTCCGCGTCGGCTTCGGCGTCGGCGTCGGAGAGCGGGCGGTACGACACCGCGCGGCGGCTGTACGTGGCGCCCTGGGGGAGCGACGGGTGGCCGGGCACGCTCGAGCGGCCGTTCGCGACGCCGGCCCGGGCGCAGCAGGCGGTGCGGGCCAGGACGGCCGGGATGACCTCGGACATCGTGGTGAACCTGCGCGGCGGCACCTACCGGCTGACGGCTCCGCTGCGGATGTCGCAGGCCGCCGGCGACTCCGGCCGGGGCGGCCACCGCGTCGTCTACCAGGCGTACGGCTACGGCACCCGGTGGCAGGAGCCCGTGACGCTCAGCGGCGGCCGGGAGATCGGCGGATGGCGGCCCGACCCGCAGCGGCGGGGCGTTTGGCGGGCGGACGCCGGCACGCTCGAAACCCGTCAGCTGTACGTCGGGGGGAAGCGGGCCGCCCGGGCGAGCCAGGGCGACGGCATCCCAGGCAGGCTGAAGGCGACGGGGACCGGCCTCACGACCACGAGTGCCGTCCCACGCAGCTGGCGGGCGCCGCGGGACATGGAGCTGCGGTTCCGGTTCGACTACCTGGAGGGCCGTTGCGGCATCGCGGGCATCACGCCGGGTCCGGGTGGCGGGTCGACGATCACCATGGACCAGCCGTGCTGGCGGCTGGCCCACGACCTGTACGGGCCGGACCTGCTCGCCCTGCCGTCCGACGTCGAGAACGCGCCCGACTTCCTGGATATGAAGGGGAGTTGGTACCTCGACCGCTCCCGTCCCGGACACCACGAGCTGCTGTACCGGCCGCGGACGGGGGAGGACATGCGGCGGGCGCAGGTGACGGCGCCCGTGCTGGAGACGCTGGTCAGCGGCACCGGCAGCGCCGGTCGGCCCGTGCACGACATCGCCTTCAAGGGGCTGACGTTCGCCCACGGCGGCTGGACGGCGCCGAGCGAGCCGGCCGGGTTCGCCGCCGCGTGGAGCATGTACCTGCGGCCGGGGAAGGGCGACGACATCAAGCTGCTCACCGTGCCCGGGAACGTCGCCTTCCGCACCGCCGAACGCATCACCTTCCAGGGCAACCGATTCGTCCATCTCGGCGCCCAGGGCCTGGAGTTCTCCGGGAACAGCTCGCACAACACCGTGGACGGCAACCTCTTCACCGACATCTCGGACGGCGGCGTCGTGCTGGGAGCCCTGCCACCGGACACGAAGGGCACGGACCGCCGCAACCGGGTCACCAACAACCGGGTCCACCGCACCGGGGCCGACTACCACGCGTCCTCCGGCATCTGGGACGCAGGCAGCCGGGAGACGACCATCGCGCACAACCAGGTCGACCACGTGCCCTACACCGGCATCCTCTCCGGTCCCGCCGAGGACGTGCGCGGCCTGATGAGCGGCAACCGCATCGTCGGCAACCGCGTCTTCGCGACCAACCGGCTCCTGGCCGACGGCGGCGGCATCTATCTGCGGGGCGAACAGGGCACGTCGTACACGGACGGCGCGGTCGTCAGCGGCAACGCGGTCTCGGACAGCGCGTACGGCACGTGGAACGTCGGCATCTACACCGACGACAGCAGCAAATGGATCACCCTGCGGGACAACGCCGTCCACAGCTACCGGGCCTCGATCGGCGGGTGCAGCGAGGACTGGGGCAACCGCCCCGTGCAGAACGTCCGCTTCCGCGGCAACTTCTGGGACGACACCGTCCCCGACTGGCTGCCCCGCCGGTCCTACCCCGGAGGCTGGCCGCCCGCACCGGACTGCGGTGACCCCAGGAACCTCGACTTCAGGCACAACACCCTGCTGTCACCGGCCGACCCCGCCTCGGACTGCGCGGCCCGCCCCGCCTGCGCCGCGATCGTGGACCGGGCCGGGCCGGGGGAGCCGTACCTGCGGAGGCTGGGCTTGAAGTGA
- a CDS encoding VOC family protein has product MSDVPVAGAQAELPVRELRLVVTADDYDEALRFYRDVLGLPERGAFTSPGGRVTILDAGRATLELTDPKHAEFIDEVEVGRRVAGHVRVAFQVADSTAATARLAAAGAEVLAEPTRTPWNSLNSRLEAPGALQLTLFTELDDTTERA; this is encoded by the coding sequence ATGTCCGACGTACCCGTCGCCGGTGCCCAGGCCGAACTCCCCGTACGCGAGCTCCGGCTGGTGGTCACGGCGGATGACTACGACGAGGCGTTGCGGTTCTACCGGGATGTGCTCGGGCTTCCCGAACGCGGTGCGTTCACCTCGCCCGGTGGGCGGGTCACGATCCTTGACGCCGGCCGGGCGACGCTGGAGCTGACGGATCCGAAGCACGCGGAGTTCATCGACGAGGTCGAGGTCGGCCGCCGCGTGGCCGGTCATGTCCGGGTCGCCTTCCAGGTGGCCGACTCCACGGCGGCCACGGCAAGGCTGGCGGCTGCCGGAGCGGAGGTTCTCGCGGAGCCCACCCGTACGCCCTGGAACTCCCTCAACTCCCGCCTGGAAGCGCCCGGCGCCCTCCAGCTGACCCTTTTCACCGAGCTGGACGACACCACGGAACGCGCGTAG
- a CDS encoding sortase-dependent protein encodes MRRTVLSAMALSCAALFATAAPALADSSTPTPVLSPTASSPATDTPTPSAEPTRPPSSAEPTRPPADDTPEPSAAPTRDDGQVSVRPSGAPDTGVTPTSSDSGSGQGGLIGGGAAAVLVAGGATAFVVRRRRAPGA; translated from the coding sequence ATGCGCCGAACCGTCCTCAGCGCCATGGCACTCAGCTGCGCGGCCCTGTTCGCGACCGCTGCCCCCGCGCTCGCCGACAGCTCGACCCCGACCCCGGTCCTGAGCCCGACGGCCTCCTCCCCCGCCACGGACACCCCGACCCCCAGCGCCGAGCCGACCCGTCCCCCGTCCTCCGCCGAGCCGACGCGTCCCCCGGCCGACGACACCCCCGAGCCGTCGGCCGCGCCGACCCGTGACGACGGCCAGGTCTCCGTCAGGCCGTCCGGGGCGCCCGACACCGGCGTGACGCCGACCTCTTCGGACTCCGGCAGCGGACAGGGCGGGCTGATCGGTGGGGGCGCCGCCGCGGTGCTCGTCGCCGGGGGCGCGACGGCCTTCGTCGTACGGCGTCGCCGGGCCCCGGGGGCATGA